One window from the genome of Bacteroidota bacterium encodes:
- a CDS encoding succinate dehydrogenase cytochrome b subunit yields the protein MNWVIKTLSSSIGKKVTMSLTGLFLCSFLAVHLSGNLQLLKSDGGLAFNEYAVFMTTFPVIKFISYGLYATILYHAVMGLYLANKNMASRKSKYAVAPGNATSFWASRWMGVLGTIILVFIAVHMSDFWAEYHWGKVPYAQYEIDLNSGHTIATDTAVAPIEAKMQETYTQTTKTIIVKDLYREVQSAFKQPLLVLLYIFAMGALAFHLVHGFKSAFQTLGVNHNKYNGLIKFIGVWVFGIIIPILFALIPISIFIS from the coding sequence ATGAATTGGGTAATCAAAACATTATCATCGTCAATAGGTAAAAAAGTAACAATGAGCCTCACAGGCTTGTTCTTGTGCTCATTCCTTGCCGTGCACCTTAGCGGGAACCTTCAATTACTTAAATCTGACGGTGGATTGGCCTTTAACGAGTATGCGGTTTTTATGACCACATTCCCCGTGATCAAATTCATTTCATACGGCTTGTATGCTACCATTTTGTACCATGCTGTTATGGGCCTTTATCTTGCCAATAAAAATATGGCTTCGCGTAAAAGCAAGTATGCGGTTGCCCCCGGCAATGCTACCAGCTTTTGGGCTAGCCGCTGGATGGGTGTTTTAGGTACCATCATCTTGGTGTTTATTGCTGTGCACATGAGCGATTTTTGGGCTGAGTACCACTGGGGAAAAGTACCTTATGCTCAATATGAAATTGATTTGAACAGCGGCCATACAATAGCTACTGACACTGCTGTAGCTCCTATTGAAGCCAAAATGCAGGAAACCTATACTCAAACTACCAAAACAATCATTGTAAAAGACCTTTACCGTGAGGTGCAAAGTGCGTTTAAGCAACCTCTGTTAGTATTGTTGTACATTTTTGCAATGGGTGCTTTGGCATTTCACTTGGTGCACGGTTTCAAAAGTGCATTCCAAACTTTGGGTGTAAATCATAACAAATACAACGGCCTTATTAAGTTTATAGGTGTTTGGGTGTTTGGTATCATCATACCCATCCTTTTTGCACTTATTCCTATTAGTATTTTCATCAGCTAA
- a CDS encoding membrane assembly protein AsmA, whose amino-acid sequence MKKFFKITAIVVVVLLGVVIALPFIFKGKIVELVKKEANKQLTATVDFDNDISLSLFKNFPQFTIELKKFSIADSTDSDTLVSVQRFSATLDVMSVISGDKIQINSIVLDNPRIYAKVRKDGKANWDIMKPSTDTATAAPADTTSSFKLGLKKFEIINGRIVYDDQQGGIYSALEGLNHTLSGDFTQDLFTLQTKTDAQAVTVGMDGLNYLNKVKANLKADLEMDMKQMKFTFKENELQLNELFAGFDGFVAMPAEDIQMDLKFAARKTDFKNILSLIPAVYTKDFANVKTSGKLGLDGSLKGIYNEKSLPAFIINLVIDNGMFQYPGMPADMRSIFVNLNVTNPDGVIDNTVIDLKKFDFILANEPFSARLLAKNPTTDPYVDMNVKGRVDLAQVSKLAPLEKGTTLSGLIAADMSAKGRVSTLESGNYEDFNASGSMTATNVVYDTDSLPKTTITNAQLNFNPKTVEMPVFAAVLGNSDVNMKGSLSNFFSYFLGNAILKGELDMQSNLFDANQYLTGETNGTETPAPADTVPLTVVEVPKNIDFTLNLAVNRFLYDNLELKNMGGMAKVADGAVLLNNVRTDIFGGNVKMNGSYSTANPLKPETKLNFAVTSIDAGEAFKYMNTVKQLAPIAQYINGKISANFDLNTLLGGDMMPLLSSLTSSGKLEIPKAALAGYPPMMKLSNTLKVDKLQSLDLNKILLMFSVEDGRIKLQPFKLATSGVNMLISGSSGLDQSLDYDVKLDIPRSLFGSGANAALDNMLAEVGKKGIALKPSEIINVNALIGGFTTNPTIKTSLKEIAKNTLDDVKDAAKQKLNEEKDKAIDKANAELQKRIDAAKAQGEKLIAEAQKKADALKAESRKQADAILAEANKQADDKVKLAGNNPIAKAAAQKVADKLKAEARTKADKAIAEGDAKADGLVNEARKQADQLVKDAEAGKNSTLGR is encoded by the coding sequence ATGAAGAAGTTTTTTAAAATCACAGCCATTGTAGTTGTAGTGTTATTGGGTGTTGTTATCGCCCTGCCCTTTATATTTAAGGGTAAAATTGTGGAGTTGGTGAAAAAAGAAGCCAACAAACAACTTACCGCCACCGTTGATTTTGATAACGATATATCCCTTAGCCTGTTTAAAAACTTCCCTCAGTTTACTATTGAGCTTAAGAAATTCAGCATTGCAGATAGTACTGATAGCGATACACTGGTTTCTGTGCAGCGTTTTTCGGCTACCCTGGATGTAATGTCTGTTATATCAGGCGATAAAATTCAGATTAACTCCATTGTGTTGGATAATCCCCGTATTTATGCAAAAGTGCGTAAAGACGGTAAAGCCAACTGGGATATAATGAAGCCGAGTACCGATACCGCAACGGCTGCCCCTGCGGATACAACTTCATCCTTTAAATTAGGTTTAAAGAAATTTGAAATCATAAACGGACGCATTGTTTATGACGACCAGCAAGGTGGTATTTACAGTGCACTTGAAGGTTTGAACCATACCCTTAGCGGTGATTTTACCCAAGACCTTTTTACCCTGCAAACCAAAACCGATGCGCAAGCTGTGACGGTAGGTATGGACGGCTTGAATTACCTGAACAAGGTGAAAGCCAACCTAAAAGCCGATTTGGAAATGGACATGAAGCAGATGAAGTTTACGTTTAAAGAAAACGAACTTCAACTGAATGAGTTGTTTGCAGGCTTTGATGGTTTTGTCGCCATGCCTGCCGAGGACATACAAATGGATTTGAAGTTTGCTGCCCGCAAAACCGACTTTAAAAATATTTTATCGCTGATACCTGCGGTGTACACCAAAGATTTTGCAAACGTTAAAACCTCAGGTAAATTAGGACTTGACGGCAGTTTAAAAGGTATCTATAACGAAAAATCACTGCCTGCGTTTATCATCAATTTGGTGATAGATAACGGGATGTTCCAATATCCCGGTATGCCTGCCGATATGCGCAGCATATTTGTGAACCTGAATGTTACCAACCCTGACGGGGTAATTGACAACACGGTTATCGACCTGAAAAAATTTGATTTTATATTGGCTAACGAGCCGTTTAGTGCCAGGTTATTGGCTAAAAATCCCACTACCGACCCTTATGTAGATATGAACGTAAAGGGTAGGGTAGATTTGGCTCAAGTATCAAAATTGGCACCGCTTGAAAAAGGCACAACCCTTAGTGGGTTGATTGCTGCCGATATGAGTGCAAAAGGCCGTGTATCAACCCTTGAGAGTGGCAACTATGAAGATTTTAATGCATCGGGTAGTATGACGGCTACTAATGTAGTGTATGATACCGACAGCTTGCCCAAAACCACTATTACCAACGCCCAGTTGAATTTTAACCCCAAAACAGTTGAAATGCCTGTTTTTGCGGCGGTGTTAGGTAACAGCGATGTGAACATGAAAGGCAGCTTGAGCAACTTTTTCAGTTATTTCTTGGGTAATGCTATATTGAAAGGGGAGTTGGATATGCAATCAAACTTGTTTGATGCCAACCAATACCTGACAGGAGAAACCAATGGTACTGAAACTCCCGCACCGGCCGATACAGTTCCGCTTACTGTGGTTGAAGTTCCTAAGAATATTGATTTTACATTAAACTTAGCGGTTAATCGCTTTTTGTACGACAACCTTGAGTTGAAAAACATGGGCGGTATGGCTAAAGTTGCTGATGGTGCTGTGTTGCTTAACAATGTGCGTACGGATATTTTTGGCGGTAATGTAAAAATGAACGGAAGCTACAGCACCGCTAATCCGTTGAAACCCGAAACCAAGCTGAATTTTGCCGTTACAAGCATTGATGCAGGCGAAGCATTTAAATACATGAATACCGTGAAGCAGTTGGCACCCATTGCCCAATACATCAACGGTAAAATATCAGCCAATTTTGATTTAAACACGCTGTTGGGTGGTGATATGATGCCATTGCTAAGCAGCTTAACCAGTAGTGGTAAATTAGAGATACCCAAGGCTGCACTAGCAGGTTACCCACCGATGATGAAGCTATCAAACACCTTGAAAGTAGATAAGCTGCAATCGTTGGATTTGAATAAAATACTGCTGATGTTTAGTGTAGAAGACGGACGCATAAAGCTGCAACCGTTTAAACTGGCTACCAGTGGTGTAAATATGCTTATTTCAGGCTCGTCTGGATTAGACCAATCGTTGGATTATGATGTGAAACTGGATATTCCGCGCAGCTTGTTTGGCAGTGGTGCAAATGCAGCGCTTGATAACATGCTTGCCGAGGTAGGTAAAAAGGGAATAGCGCTTAAACCCAGTGAAATTATTAATGTGAATGCTTTGATAGGTGGTTTCACCACAAATCCTACCATTAAAACCAGCTTAAAGGAGATTGCTAAAAACACCTTGGACGATGTGAAAGATGCAGCCAAGCAAAAGTTGAACGAAGAAAAGGATAAAGCCATTGACAAGGCAAATGCTGAATTGCAAAAACGTATTGATGCTGCCAAAGCGCAAGGAGAAAAACTAATTGCCGAGGCTCAAAAGAAAGCGGATGCGCTGAAAGCTGAATCGAGGAAGCAAGCCGATGCAATTTTGGCCGAAGCGAATAAACAAGCTGACGATAAGGTGAAGTTGGCGGGTAATAATCCGATAGCTAAAGCGGCTGCACAAAAAGTGGCTGATAAATTGAAAGCAGAAGCACGCACCAAAGCAGATAAAGCGATTGCCGAAGGCGATGCTAAAGCCGATGGTTTGGTAAACGAAGCCCGCAAGCAGGCCGACCAGTTGGTGAAGGATGCCGAAGCAGGTAAAAACTCAACATTGGGAAGGTAA
- the purB gene encoding adenylosuccinate lyase — protein sequence MDLSALTALSPVDGRYRKTTLSLAQYFSEFGLIRYRVLVEIEYLIYLSEIPLPQLAGKINDVQKNQLRDIYRNFILSDAEEIKQTEKTTNHDVKAVEYFVKDRLKELDLIEISEFVHFGLTSQDVNNTSVPLSLKEGLNDELLPKLNEVNDLLRVKAEEWKNITMLAKTHGQPASPTKLGKEIMVFVERIENQLLLLKTIPFSAKFGGATGNFNAHNVAYPELDWRVLGNEFVNNRLGLTRMQYTTQIEHYDNLAALCDTLKRINNIMIDFCRDVWTYISMDYFKQQLKAGEVGSSAMPHKVNPIDFENAEGNLGVANALFEHFAAKLPISRLQRDLTDSTVLRNIGVPIAHSLIAYTSIIKGANKLLLNKDAIDLDLESNWAVVAEAIQTVLRREGYEKPYEALKALTRTHHKVTKQSLAEFIDTLNVDDTVKTELKKITPFNYAGVF from the coding sequence ATGGATTTAAGCGCACTCACTGCCCTATCGCCGGTTGACGGTCGTTACCGCAAAACCACACTTTCGCTGGCTCAGTATTTTTCTGAGTTTGGCCTGATACGCTACCGCGTTTTGGTGGAAATTGAATACCTGATTTATTTATCAGAAATACCTTTACCACAGCTGGCCGGCAAAATAAATGATGTACAAAAAAACCAGTTGCGCGATATATACCGCAACTTTATACTGAGCGACGCTGAGGAAATAAAACAAACGGAGAAAACCACCAACCACGATGTGAAAGCGGTGGAATATTTTGTAAAAGACCGCTTAAAAGAACTTGATTTAATTGAGATAAGCGAGTTTGTACACTTTGGTCTTACCTCGCAAGACGTAAACAACACCTCGGTGCCTTTAAGTTTAAAAGAAGGACTTAACGACGAACTACTGCCCAAACTGAATGAGGTGAACGACTTACTACGCGTGAAGGCCGAAGAGTGGAAAAACATTACCATGTTGGCTAAAACCCACGGTCAGCCTGCATCACCTACCAAATTGGGCAAAGAAATAATGGTGTTTGTTGAGCGTATAGAAAACCAACTGCTGTTGCTTAAAACCATTCCGTTTTCGGCAAAGTTTGGCGGAGCTACCGGAAACTTTAACGCCCACAATGTAGCCTACCCTGAACTTGATTGGCGCGTATTGGGTAACGAGTTTGTGAACAACCGTTTGGGACTAACCCGTATGCAGTACACCACCCAAATTGAACACTACGATAACCTTGCCGCATTGTGTGATACGCTAAAGCGTATTAACAATATTATGATTGATTTTTGCCGCGATGTATGGACGTACATCTCGATGGATTACTTTAAACAGCAATTAAAAGCAGGTGAAGTAGGCAGCAGTGCCATGCCACACAAGGTAAACCCCATTGATTTTGAAAATGCGGAAGGTAACTTAGGTGTTGCCAACGCATTGTTTGAACATTTTGCGGCAAAACTACCCATCAGCCGCCTACAGCGCGACCTTACTGATAGTACTGTACTGCGCAATATAGGTGTACCCATTGCTCACTCGCTTATTGCCTATACTTCTATTATTAAAGGCGCCAATAAGTTGCTGTTGAACAAAGACGCGATTGACCTTGACCTTGAAAGTAACTGGGCGGTTGTAGCCGAAGCCATACAAACCGTTTTGCGCCGCGAAGGTTACGAAAAACCTTACGAAGCTTTAAAAGCATTAACACGTACTCACCACAAAGTAACTAAGCAAAGCCTGGCCGAGTTTATTGATACCTTGAACGTGGATGATACTGTGAAGACTGAGTTGAAGAAGATTACACCGTTTAATTATGCAGGTGTTTTTTAG
- a CDS encoding fumarate reductase/succinate dehydrogenase flavoprotein subunit: MSDKLNSKIPAGAISEKWTNHKFKLKLVNPANKRKYDIIVVGTGLAGASAAASLAELGYNVKAFCFQDSARRAHSIAAQGGINAAKNYKNDGDSVYRLFYDTVKGGDYRAREANVHRLAEVSVNIIDQCVAQGVPFAREYGGLLDNRSFGGAQVSRTFYAKGQTGQQLLLGAYSAMNRMINEGSVTMYERHEMLDVVVVDGHARGIIARNMETGEIERHSGHAVLLCTGGYGNVFFLSTNAKGSNVTAAWRAHKKGAFFGNPCYTQIHPTCIPVSGDHQSKLTLMSESLRNDGRVWVPKAVGDKRKAKDIPEAERDYYLERKYPSFGNLVPRDVASRNAKEMCDEGRGVGSSGLAVYLDFADAIKRLGKAAVEAKYGNLFDMYKQITGENPYEEPMRIYPAVHYTMGGLWVDYNLMTTVPGLYALGEANFSDHGANRLGASALMQGLADGYFVIPYTIGDYLADVERKPVSTDLPEFAEAENVVKERINKLLSIQGTESVDYYHKKLGKVMWDKCGMARNEKGLKEAKEEIRAIREEFWKNVRVTGTGAELNQELEKAGRVADFLELGELMVDDALHRNESCGGHFREEYQTEDGEAKRDDENYSYVAAWEYKGDGQAETLHKEDLAFENVKLTTRSYK; the protein is encoded by the coding sequence ATGTCTGACAAATTAAATTCAAAAATCCCCGCAGGTGCCATTAGTGAAAAATGGACCAACCATAAGTTTAAACTAAAGCTGGTAAACCCTGCCAACAAACGTAAGTACGATATTATTGTAGTGGGAACCGGTTTGGCAGGTGCTTCTGCCGCGGCATCACTGGCAGAATTGGGGTATAACGTAAAGGCATTTTGTTTTCAGGACAGTGCCCGCCGTGCGCACTCTATTGCTGCACAAGGGGGTATTAACGCTGCCAAAAACTATAAAAACGACGGTGACAGTGTGTACCGTTTGTTTTATGATACCGTAAAAGGTGGTGACTACCGCGCCCGCGAAGCAAACGTTCACCGTTTGGCGGAGGTGAGTGTGAATATTATTGACCAATGCGTGGCTCAAGGAGTTCCTTTTGCCCGTGAATATGGCGGCTTGTTAGATAACCGTTCATTTGGCGGCGCTCAAGTATCTCGTACTTTCTACGCCAAAGGCCAAACCGGACAACAGTTGTTGTTGGGTGCATACAGTGCTATGAACCGCATGATTAATGAAGGCTCGGTAACAATGTATGAGCGCCACGAAATGCTGGATGTGGTTGTTGTTGACGGTCATGCACGCGGTATTATTGCCCGTAACATGGAAACCGGCGAAATTGAACGCCACAGCGGTCATGCCGTATTGCTTTGCACAGGCGGCTACGGCAACGTATTTTTCCTTTCAACCAATGCCAAGGGTAGCAACGTAACTGCTGCATGGCGTGCCCACAAAAAAGGTGCGTTCTTCGGTAACCCTTGCTACACCCAAATACACCCTACTTGTATTCCCGTATCGGGCGACCACCAATCGAAGCTGACCCTTATGTCAGAATCGTTGCGAAACGACGGCCGCGTATGGGTACCAAAAGCAGTAGGGGATAAACGTAAAGCTAAAGACATACCCGAAGCTGAAAGGGATTACTACCTAGAGCGTAAATATCCATCATTCGGTAACCTTGTTCCCCGCGACGTGGCCAGTCGTAACGCAAAAGAAATGTGCGACGAAGGCCGTGGTGTTGGTTCAAGCGGTTTAGCAGTTTACCTTGATTTTGCTGATGCTATCAAGCGTTTAGGCAAAGCAGCGGTAGAAGCTAAATATGGTAACTTGTTTGACATGTACAAACAAATTACGGGCGAAAACCCTTACGAAGAACCCATGCGTATATATCCTGCCGTTCACTATACAATGGGCGGTTTGTGGGTAGATTATAACTTGATGACTACTGTACCCGGCTTGTATGCTTTGGGTGAAGCTAACTTTAGCGACCACGGTGCTAACCGTTTGGGAGCATCTGCTTTGATGCAAGGTTTGGCCGATGGTTACTTCGTAATTCCTTATACTATTGGTGATTACTTGGCCGATGTTGAGCGTAAGCCTGTATCAACCGACTTGCCTGAGTTTGCTGAAGCTGAGAATGTAGTGAAAGAACGCATCAACAAGCTGTTGAGCATACAAGGTACTGAGAGCGTTGACTATTACCACAAAAAACTGGGTAAAGTAATGTGGGATAAATGCGGTATGGCCCGTAACGAAAAAGGCTTGAAAGAAGCTAAAGAAGAAATTCGTGCCATCCGTGAAGAGTTTTGGAAAAACGTACGTGTAACCGGTACCGGTGCCGAACTAAATCAAGAGCTTGAAAAAGCTGGCCGCGTGGCTGACTTTTTAGAGCTTGGCGAATTGATGGTTGACGATGCTTTGCACCGCAACGAATCATGCGGCGGTCACTTCCGTGAAGAATACCAAACCGAAGACGGTGAAGCAAAACGTGATGACGAAAACTATTCATACGTTGCCGCTTGGGAATACAAAGGCGACGGACAAGCCGAAACTCTTCATAAAGAAGACTTGGCGTTTGAAAACGTTAAACTAACCACTAGAAGTTACAAATAA
- the tnpA gene encoding IS200/IS605 family transposase, with product MPQIAAGFMPVESYERINEIKMGQNKLSLWVHLVWGVKKRRHLIHEEAKQILYSKVLEVCESKGYDVVEMNGMPDHVHILLRLHPTHSISEIVKNIKGSTSTWLNHQIEMEEYFEWQDGYGAFSVSSYKVGAVIKYIQNQQQHHANNDFDTEMKFLNSFSQ from the coding sequence ATGCCACAAATAGCAGCGGGCTTTATGCCCGTCGAGAGTTATGAAAGAATAAATGAAATTAAAATGGGACAAAATAAGTTATCGCTTTGGGTTCATTTGGTATGGGGAGTTAAAAAGAGAAGGCACCTAATTCACGAAGAGGCCAAGCAAATACTCTATTCCAAGGTGCTTGAGGTGTGTGAAAGTAAAGGATATGATGTGGTTGAAATGAATGGTATGCCTGATCATGTACATATTTTATTGCGCCTTCACCCAACACATTCAATAAGTGAGATTGTAAAAAATATTAAGGGTAGCACATCTACATGGCTAAATCACCAAATTGAAATGGAGGAGTATTTTGAATGGCAAGATGGTTACGGAGCGTTTTCAGTAAGCTCATATAAAGTAGGGGCGGTAATCAAATACATTCAAAACCAGCAACAGCACCATGCCAATAATGACTTTGACACGGAAATGAAATTTTTAAATTCATTTAGCCAATAA
- the sppA gene encoding signal peptide peptidase SppA produces the protein MKQFFKMMFASMFGFVLAGILLVFIVFGIIAATVSSFSEKKEVKVSANSVLHLKLDTYLEDRTSENPFVNYNFSNFESNNSAGVYDVIRSIKKAKADAHMSGIFIEFGSGFHAGFANLQDLREAIIDFKKSGKFVYAYSEIYAERNYYLASTADKVFLDPSGELIFNGMSVNITFFKSMLDKLGIEMQVFKAGKFKGAVEPFIREDLSPENEEQINVYLTSLYGTFIKGISESRKIDTARLYEIADKMEIRTAKTAVDLKMIDALKHHDEVLAEIRKKLGTGGDDKIDFVSAYDYRDVKVDGENKDSENQGKIAILYAVGDIVDGSGDEATVGSHSLREAIIKARTNDKIKAVVLRINSPGGSAMASDVILRELALLKKTKPLIVSMGDVAASGGYYIAMAADTIVAQPNTITGSIGVFGMLPNMKGLLNDKLGIHLDGVKKGEFSELGRPDRPFTEGEKAIIQGYVEDVYRQFLGVVSKGRGMDTAAVHEIAQGRVWTAEDAKARGLVDVMGGMQTALDIAAKKAGLTNYRITELPVEKNPFEEFFKSMSAETKAKMLKEELGESYTYYMQMKRAMRVQGIQTRMPFEITVD, from the coding sequence ATGAAACAATTTTTTAAAATGATGTTTGCCTCAATGTTCGGCTTTGTGCTGGCAGGCATCTTACTTGTATTTATCGTTTTCGGAATTATAGCCGCAACGGTTTCAAGTTTCAGCGAAAAGAAAGAAGTAAAAGTATCAGCCAACAGTGTTTTACACCTTAAACTGGATACGTACTTAGAAGATCGCACCTCTGAAAATCCCTTTGTTAATTATAACTTCAGCAACTTTGAATCAAACAACTCCGCGGGTGTGTACGATGTTATCCGTAGCATCAAAAAGGCCAAAGCCGATGCACACATGAGCGGTATCTTTATCGAGTTTGGCTCAGGTTTTCATGCAGGTTTTGCCAATTTGCAAGATTTACGTGAAGCCATTATCGATTTTAAAAAATCGGGCAAATTCGTTTATGCCTATTCAGAGATTTATGCCGAGCGTAATTATTACCTGGCCAGTACAGCCGATAAGGTTTTCTTAGACCCGTCGGGTGAGTTGATTTTCAACGGTATGTCGGTAAACATTACTTTCTTTAAAAGCATGCTGGATAAGCTGGGCATAGAAATGCAGGTGTTTAAGGCAGGTAAATTTAAAGGTGCCGTTGAGCCCTTTATCCGTGAGGACCTAAGCCCTGAGAACGAGGAGCAAATAAACGTGTACCTAACCTCGTTGTACGGTACGTTTATCAAAGGTATTTCAGAAAGCCGCAAAATTGATACCGCGCGTTTGTATGAAATTGCCGATAAAATGGAAATCCGCACTGCCAAAACTGCTGTGGATTTGAAAATGATTGACGCTTTGAAACACCACGATGAGGTGTTGGCTGAAATCCGCAAAAAGTTGGGTACCGGCGGTGATGACAAAATTGATTTTGTATCGGCGTATGATTACCGCGATGTAAAAGTTGACGGTGAGAATAAAGACAGCGAAAACCAAGGTAAAATTGCCATTTTGTATGCAGTAGGCGATATAGTTGACGGCAGCGGCGATGAAGCCACTGTTGGTTCGCACAGCTTACGCGAAGCTATTATAAAAGCCCGCACCAACGATAAAATTAAAGCTGTTGTGTTGCGCATCAACTCGCCCGGCGGTAGTGCAATGGCATCTGATGTGATATTGCGCGAGCTTGCCTTATTAAAGAAAACAAAACCTCTTATCGTATCTATGGGTGATGTGGCTGCATCTGGCGGTTATTACATTGCTATGGCTGCTGATACTATTGTGGCACAACCTAATACCATTACCGGCTCGATAGGTGTGTTTGGTATGCTACCCAACATGAAAGGTTTGTTGAACGATAAATTGGGTATTCATTTAGATGGTGTAAAAAAAGGCGAGTTTTCAGAACTTGGCCGTCCCGACCGTCCTTTTACCGAAGGCGAAAAAGCCATCATACAAGGATATGTTGAAGACGTTTACCGTCAGTTTTTAGGGGTTGTATCAAAAGGCAGGGGAATGGATACTGCAGCAGTGCACGAAATTGCTCAAGGCCGTGTTTGGACTGCCGAAGATGCTAAAGCCCGCGGCTTGGTGGATGTGATGGGTGGTATGCAAACAGCATTAGACATCGCTGCTAAAAAAGCAGGGTTAACCAACTACCGTATTACTGAATTGCCCGTTGAGAAAAACCCGTTTGAAGAATTCTTTAAGAGCATGAGTGCTGAAACCAAAGCCAAAATGCTGAAAGAAGAATTGGGCGAAAGCTATACTTACTACATGCAAATGAAACGTGCAATGCGTGTGCAAGGCATACAAACCCGCATGCCGTTTGAAATTACAGTTGACTAA
- a CDS encoding T9SS type A sorting domain-containing protein codes for MATYVQNQSSNFARFMIKKITVAAIAVFMALGINAQKLRVSTDTVKYGTLFKYVTSGVNITIYNDAPFDMQGVKLKTTNSDFTLSDTLVNIPAMNSKVVNVKFRPRHNVDYNNELIISTQSPYGAYNVHLKGTGFYSNTYYSTTQNKWEGDLMAALKAKISSANTLGYTVVRDQMYAYVDNNNDSVECVYIGRKAKFNTRAGAVAEDFTAEHNFPRSKYTSQDPMFSDVHHLFPADGPANTRRSDDPFGIVTSPVWMVGGSLSDNQKFEPRNEHKGTAARAMFYFVTRYQDYTNFFDPQEDLLRGWAAQFPVTPKDSIRHERAAQVQGNRNPFTDHPEFIERISNFAGTAPTPVKKYELTYSQPVNFGYVSLNETINYVAVLTNTGKAAVDYTLSAINPKPQTNVSALVGSFTIQPGETKRLVFSFTAKTVGTNFTDSFSFKAQGFNETIMAFTANVSGLGINEAARTNISLFPNPANAAVTLSADRALNYPATVNFYDLAGKCVYSTVLNESFTDINVTTLISGCYFVQVNDGTLSSITKLVKF; via the coding sequence ATGGCAACCTATGTGCAAAATCAAAGCAGTAATTTTGCAAGGTTTATGATAAAGAAAATTACCGTTGCCGCCATCGCTGTTTTTATGGCGTTGGGCATAAATGCACAAAAATTAAGGGTTTCAACCGATACAGTTAAGTACGGTACCTTATTTAAGTATGTAACCTCGGGAGTTAATATAACCATATACAACGATGCTCCGTTTGATATGCAAGGGGTGAAGCTAAAGACCACGAATAGTGATTTTACGCTTAGCGACACCTTGGTAAACATACCTGCCATGAACTCTAAAGTGGTGAATGTGAAGTTTCGTCCCCGACACAATGTTGATTACAACAATGAGCTAATAATCAGCACCCAAAGTCCTTATGGTGCTTATAATGTACACCTAAAAGGCACAGGGTTTTATAGTAACACCTATTATAGTACCACACAAAACAAGTGGGAAGGTGATTTAATGGCCGCGCTAAAAGCTAAAATTTCATCAGCTAATACGTTGGGCTATACAGTGGTGCGCGACCAAATGTATGCCTATGTAGATAATAACAACGATAGTGTAGAGTGTGTGTATATAGGGCGTAAGGCCAAGTTTAATACCCGAGCCGGTGCTGTAGCGGAAGACTTTACTGCCGAACATAATTTTCCACGCAGCAAATACACTTCGCAAGACCCTATGTTTTCAGATGTCCATCATTTGTTTCCTGCCGATGGGCCTGCAAATACCCGCCGCAGCGATGACCCTTTCGGCATTGTAACCTCTCCTGTTTGGATGGTGGGCGGTTCACTGAGCGATAACCAAAAATTTGAGCCCCGTAACGAGCACAAAGGAACAGCAGCAAGGGCCATGTTCTATTTTGTTACCCGTTATCAAGATTATACCAACTTTTTTGACCCGCAAGAAGATTTGTTGCGCGGATGGGCAGCACAGTTTCCCGTTACCCCAAAAGATTCTATCCGTCACGAGCGCGCTGCGCAAGTGCAAGGTAACCGCAACCCTTTTACCGACCATCCTGAGTTTATTGAGCGTATCAGCAACTTTGCAGGTACAGCTCCAACTCCGGTTAAAAAATACGAACTTACTTACAGCCAACCCGTAAACTTTGGGTATGTGTCATTAAACGAGACTATTAATTATGTGGCGGTGCTTACCAACACCGGTAAAGCAGCGGTTGATTACACGCTATCAGCCATTAACCCTAAACCGCAAACAAATGTTTCTGCATTGGTAGGTTCTTTCACCATACAACCGGGCGAAACCAAACGTTTGGTGTTCAGCTTCACCGCTAAAACAGTAGGCACCAACTTTACCGATTCATTCAGCTTTAAGGCACAAGGGTTTAACGAAACCATTATGGCCTTTACTGCCAATGTATCAGGCTTAGGAATTAATGAGGCTGCACGAACCAATATCAGCTTGTTTCCAAACCCTGCAAATGCTGCAGTTACGCTTAGTGCCGACCGCGCATTAAACTATCCTGCCACGGTTAATTTTTATGATTTGGCAGGAAAATGTGTTTATTCTACCGTTTTAAATGAAAGTTTTACCGATATAAATGTTACGACGCTGATTTCGGGTTGTTACTTTGTACAAGTAAATGACGGAACCTTGAGTTCCATCACTAAACTTGTTAAGTTTTAA